Proteins from a single region of Rhodovibrio salinarum DSM 9154:
- the queA gene encoding tRNA preQ1(34) S-adenosylmethionine ribosyltransferase-isomerase QueA, giving the protein MHTDDFDFDLPKSFVAQRPIKPRDAARLLAVGEGFQDLGVRDLPQLLQPGDVAVFNDTRVIPTRLWGTRGQARIEATLHKPDPERDDTWHAFARPGKRLRVGDTVTFAETLNAAVIDKLEGGEVVLRFDRGGHDLLQMLEQIGGMPLPPYIDRRDGPDSTDYQDYQTVFANTPGAVAAPTAGLHFTDQLLANLDARGVQRVTVTLHVGAGTFLPVKTDDPRQHAMHAEFGEITPATAEAINQARTAGGRAVAIGTTALRLMETAADDSGTVHPFRDESDIFILPGYRFKATDLLFTNFHLPRSTLFMLACAFAGRRRMLSAYEHAKQQGYRFFSYGDASLLQRLPDIDETTI; this is encoded by the coding sequence ATGCACACCGACGACTTCGATTTCGATCTGCCCAAGTCTTTCGTGGCGCAGCGGCCGATCAAGCCGCGCGACGCCGCGCGTCTGCTGGCGGTTGGCGAGGGGTTCCAGGACCTCGGCGTCCGTGACCTGCCGCAGTTGCTGCAGCCGGGCGATGTCGCCGTGTTCAACGATACCCGCGTGATCCCGACTCGTCTGTGGGGCACCCGCGGCCAGGCGCGGATCGAGGCCACGCTGCACAAGCCCGATCCAGAACGCGACGACACTTGGCACGCCTTCGCCCGCCCGGGCAAGCGCCTGCGCGTCGGCGACACCGTAACCTTCGCCGAAACCCTCAACGCAGCGGTGATCGACAAGCTGGAAGGCGGTGAGGTTGTGCTGCGGTTCGACCGTGGTGGGCACGATCTGCTCCAGATGCTCGAACAGATTGGCGGCATGCCATTGCCGCCCTACATCGACCGGCGCGACGGGCCAGACAGCACGGACTATCAGGACTACCAAACCGTCTTCGCCAACACCCCCGGCGCTGTTGCCGCCCCAACCGCCGGCCTGCACTTCACCGACCAACTATTGGCCAACCTGGACGCCCGCGGCGTCCAACGCGTCACCGTAACGCTGCACGTGGGCGCGGGGACCTTCCTGCCGGTCAAGACCGACGATCCGCGCCAGCATGCGATGCACGCGGAGTTCGGCGAAATCACGCCCGCAACCGCCGAGGCGATCAACCAGGCGCGCACGGCCGGCGGCCGGGCGGTGGCGATCGGCACGACGGCGCTGCGCCTGATGGAGACGGCGGCGGACGACAGCGGCACCGTGCATCCCTTCCGGGACGAAAGCGACATCTTCATTCTGCCCGGCTACCGCTTCAAGGCGACCGACCTGTTGTTCACCAACTTCCACCTGCCCCGCTCGACCCTGTTCATGCTGGCCTGCGCCTTCGCCGGGCGCCGGCGCATGCTGTCGGCCTACGAACACGCCAAACAGCAGGGCTACCGCTTCTTCTCCTACGGCGACGCCAGCCTGCTGCAGCGCCTGCCCGACATCGACGAGACGACGATATGA
- a CDS encoding helix-turn-helix domain-containing protein codes for MSEATMKPNPVDVHVGQRLRQRRVLVGLSQEKLARMVGITFQQVQKYERGANRIVASRLYELARVLDVPVSYFFDDLSAKAANDVANQNIGAHEATQDSTAHDVMAERETLELVRAYYSIDDEKVRRRAFDLLRSLSKSSSDE; via the coding sequence ATGAGCGAAGCAACAATGAAACCGAACCCGGTCGATGTACATGTAGGACAGCGCCTCCGGCAGCGCCGAGTTCTTGTAGGATTAAGTCAAGAAAAGCTGGCCCGGATGGTCGGCATCACGTTCCAGCAGGTTCAGAAGTACGAGCGTGGCGCGAACCGGATCGTCGCCAGTCGCCTGTACGAACTGGCGCGCGTCCTTGACGTTCCGGTCAGCTATTTCTTCGACGACCTTTCCGCCAAGGCGGCCAACGACGTCGCCAACCAGAACATCGGCGCGCACGAGGCCACTCAGGACAGCACCGCCCACGACGTGATGGCGGAGCGTGAGACGCTAGAACTGGTGCGCGCGTACTACAGCATCGACGACGAGAAGGTGCGCCGCCGGGCGTTCGACCTTCTGCGCTCGCTGTCGAAGTCGTCGAGCGACGAATAG
- a CDS encoding DUF423 domain-containing protein — MWETVNKTARAWLLCAGVYGFLSVAIGAFAAHGLESSLDAMRLGWIETGARYQALHALALVGVALLQGLAGARIVRPLVVAGVGFAVGGLLFPGGLYLAALLGWTFLIPVVPVGGGAFLVGWLALAWTAIASKR, encoded by the coding sequence ATGTGGGAAACGGTTAACAAAACCGCCAGGGCATGGCTGTTATGCGCTGGTGTATACGGATTTTTGTCAGTCGCCATCGGTGCGTTCGCTGCGCATGGGCTGGAAAGCAGTCTGGATGCAATGCGACTCGGATGGATCGAGACGGGCGCGCGTTATCAGGCGTTGCATGCCTTGGCTTTGGTCGGGGTCGCGCTCTTGCAAGGGCTGGCGGGCGCGCGGATCGTCCGGCCGCTTGTCGTTGCCGGCGTAGGGTTCGCGGTTGGGGGCTTGCTGTTTCCCGGCGGTCTATACCTCGCGGCATTGCTTGGCTGGACCTTCCTGATCCCGGTTGTGCCCGTGGGAGGCGGGGCCTTCCTGGTCGGTTGGCTGGCGCTTGCCTGGACAGCCATCGCTTCGAAGCGCTAG
- a CDS encoding DUF302 domain-containing protein, translated as MRRFAFSTALFLVIACTATSNAGAAGDGMIVKRSPHPVGVTLDKLESVLKQNGIRVFARIDHAAGAERVGLELPATQLLIFGNPKLGTPLMQAGPTVALDLPMKALAYVDADGAVRLVYNDPAYLAERHGITGQDALIDKMTRALDKLTDAATQSQ; from the coding sequence ATGCGCCGGTTTGCGTTTTCCACCGCCCTTTTCCTGGTCATCGCGTGCACGGCAACGTCCAACGCGGGCGCCGCGGGGGACGGCATGATCGTGAAGAGGTCGCCCCACCCTGTCGGCGTCACGCTGGACAAGCTGGAATCGGTGCTGAAGCAGAACGGCATCCGCGTGTTTGCCCGGATCGACCACGCCGCCGGCGCCGAGCGTGTGGGCCTGGAGCTGCCGGCGACGCAGCTGCTGATCTTCGGCAACCCGAAACTCGGCACGCCCCTGATGCAGGCCGGGCCAACGGTCGCACTCGACTTGCCGATGAAAGCGCTGGCCTACGTCGACGCCGATGGCGCGGTGCGGCTGGTCTATAACGATCCGGCCTACCTTGCCGAACGTCACGGCATCACAGGGCAAGACGCCCTGATCGACAAAATGACCCGTGCGCTCGACAAGCTGACCGACGCGGCGACGCAGTCGCAGTAG
- a CDS encoding ArsR/SmtB family transcription factor: protein MRYEGMEQAAREASTLLKAMSNERRLLILCHLSRGERSVGELCDLVDISQSALSQHLAKLRADGLVVTRREAQTIYYSLCGEAVQIVLDSLYGLYCEGMSDAPGPRAHATVE, encoded by the coding sequence ATGCGCTACGAGGGAATGGAGCAGGCCGCCCGTGAGGCCAGCACCCTGTTGAAGGCAATGAGCAACGAACGTCGGTTGCTGATCCTGTGCCACCTGTCACGCGGGGAACGCTCGGTCGGGGAGCTGTGCGACTTGGTCGACATCAGTCAGTCCGCGTTGTCGCAGCATTTGGCCAAGCTGCGCGCCGACGGTCTGGTCGTGACCCGGCGGGAAGCACAAACAATCTACTATTCCCTGTGCGGGGAAGCGGTGCAGATCGTTCTGGACTCGCTCTATGGCCTATATTGCGAGGGCATGAGCGACGCCCCCGGCCCCCGCGCGCACGCCACGGTCGAATAA
- a CDS encoding sulfurtransferase TusA family protein: MSEAHHLDARDLKCPLPVLRARKAMKQVPVGGLLEVQATDPSAPADFEAFCETTGHTLEASQEAEGIYTLRIRKTG, encoded by the coding sequence ATGAGCGAAGCCCATCACCTGGATGCGCGCGACCTCAAGTGCCCGTTGCCCGTCCTGCGTGCGCGCAAGGCGATGAAGCAGGTTCCGGTGGGCGGTCTGCTTGAGGTGCAGGCGACCGATCCCAGCGCCCCAGCCGATTTCGAAGCGTTTTGCGAGACCACCGGCCATACGCTGGAAGCCTCGCAGGAGGCTGAGGGAATCTATACCTTGCGGATCCGCAAGACCGGCTAA
- a CDS encoding aminotransferase class V-fold PLP-dependent enzyme — protein sequence MEIDVPRTRAETEGVNHGIHLNAAGSALMPRCVVDAQIRHIHDEAAHGGYEACQHAETQIARTYAALGELLNCAPEQIALSDSATTSWQRIVRAFAWQPGDRILTGQAEYVSNYITFLQLARHQGVEIVVVPDDSFGQIDVDRLDSLIDSRTRLVALTHVPTNGGLVNPAAEVGTVTRAKGVPYLLDACQSAGQLALDVQAIGCDFLSATGRKYLRGPRGTGFLYIHPDWIDRLEPASLDIRSATWSARDAYTPSPGARKFETFEFNYAAVIGLGTAVDYALSWGMPAIQGRIGWLASTLRRRLERIPGVTIRDLGRETCGICTFTLEGQTAQAVKTALADAQIQVTVSERASTRLDMDQRELDAVVRASVHYYNTEDELDRLCAAITELAPAPAA from the coding sequence ATGGAAATTGACGTCCCGCGCACCCGTGCCGAAACGGAAGGCGTGAACCACGGCATCCATTTGAACGCCGCCGGGTCGGCCCTGATGCCACGCTGCGTGGTCGACGCCCAGATCCGCCACATCCACGACGAGGCGGCGCATGGTGGCTATGAGGCCTGCCAACACGCCGAAACCCAGATCGCGCGCACCTATGCCGCGCTCGGCGAGTTGCTGAACTGTGCACCAGAGCAGATCGCGCTGAGCGACAGCGCGACCACCAGCTGGCAACGCATCGTCCGCGCGTTCGCCTGGCAGCCGGGGGACCGGATCCTGACCGGGCAAGCGGAATATGTCTCCAACTACATCACCTTTCTCCAGCTGGCCCGCCACCAGGGGGTCGAGATCGTCGTCGTACCAGACGACTCGTTCGGCCAGATCGACGTCGACCGGCTCGACTCCCTGATCGATAGCCGGACACGGCTGGTCGCCCTGACCCACGTCCCGACCAACGGCGGCCTGGTCAATCCCGCGGCGGAGGTTGGGACGGTCACGCGGGCGAAAGGCGTTCCCTATCTGCTCGACGCCTGCCAATCGGCTGGACAGCTCGCCCTCGACGTGCAGGCGATCGGCTGCGACTTCCTGTCGGCCACGGGACGCAAATACCTACGCGGGCCGCGCGGCACCGGCTTTCTCTACATCCACCCCGACTGGATCGACCGGCTGGAGCCAGCTTCCCTCGACATTCGCTCGGCCACCTGGAGCGCACGGGATGCCTACACCCCCAGCCCGGGCGCGCGGAAATTCGAGACCTTCGAGTTCAACTATGCGGCGGTGATCGGGCTGGGCACGGCGGTGGACTACGCCCTGTCCTGGGGAATGCCGGCGATCCAGGGACGGATCGGCTGGCTTGCCAGCACGCTGCGTCGCCGGCTGGAGCGCATTCCGGGCGTAACGATCCGCGACCTGGGTCGGGAAACCTGCGGCATCTGCACCTTCACGCTCGAAGGACAGACAGCGCAAGCCGTCAAGACGGCGCTCGCGGACGCCCAGATCCAGGTCACGGTGAGCGAACGCGCCTCCACGCGCCTGGACATGGACCAGCGGGAACTTGACGCCGTCGTGCGCGCCAGCGTGCATTACTACAACACGGAGGACGAACTGGACCGGCTGTGCGCGGCCATCACCGAACTCGCCCCCGCCCCGGCAGCTTAA
- a CDS encoding ankyrin repeat domain-containing protein, translated as MAAKDDLLQAAETGDTEAASAALDTGALPDVGDRYGVTALLRAAGRGDQAMVDLLLARGAQVDKGSAQDNTPLMLAAARGHREVVARLLRAGANPAHRNKWHFTARDWAQWSAGSSDVVAMLDAAHGR; from the coding sequence TTGGCGGCCAAGGACGATTTGCTGCAGGCGGCTGAAACGGGTGACACCGAGGCGGCGTCCGCCGCCCTGGACACCGGTGCGCTCCCGGACGTGGGCGACCGTTATGGCGTCACCGCGCTGCTGCGTGCGGCCGGGCGTGGGGATCAGGCGATGGTCGATCTGCTGCTTGCACGCGGGGCCCAGGTCGACAAGGGCTCCGCCCAGGACAACACGCCGCTGATGCTGGCTGCCGCCCGCGGCCACCGGGAGGTGGTGGCGCGCCTGCTGCGCGCCGGCGCCAACCCGGCGCACCGCAACAAATGGCACTTCACCGCCCGGGATTGGGCGCAGTGGTCGGCCGGGTCGAGCGACGTGGTGGCGATGTTGGACGCGGCGCACGGCCGATAA
- a CDS encoding transglycosylase SLT domain-containing protein gives MPRQSLYLPRLAGALIATLVMTAAIGPVRADTADEADPWALCAAATDAAEAMRPDLPAHLMGALAKVESGRWHAASKARVAWPWTVMAEGRGRYLPSKAAAIAEVRRLQARGVTNIDVGCMQVNLHWHGEAFDTLTQAFDPAYNVAYAAAFLLDLRSSENSWTKAIGVYHSRTPKYSGPYRSKVFRHWRAEKKAATAARIAERRAPNTDAPSDG, from the coding sequence ATGCCACGCCAGTCCCTTTACCTGCCCCGCCTCGCCGGCGCCCTGATCGCGACGCTCGTGATGACCGCCGCGATCGGTCCGGTGCGCGCCGACACGGCGGACGAAGCCGATCCCTGGGCGCTCTGCGCCGCGGCGACCGACGCGGCGGAGGCGATGCGCCCGGACCTGCCGGCGCACCTGATGGGGGCCTTGGCCAAGGTGGAATCGGGGCGCTGGCACGCCGCCAGCAAGGCAAGAGTTGCCTGGCCGTGGACCGTGATGGCCGAGGGACGTGGGCGATATCTGCCGAGCAAGGCCGCCGCGATTGCCGAAGTACGCCGGCTCCAGGCGCGCGGCGTCACCAATATCGACGTCGGCTGTATGCAGGTGAACCTGCACTGGCACGGCGAGGCGTTCGACACCCTGACTCAAGCGTTCGACCCGGCCTACAACGTCGCCTACGCGGCCGCCTTCCTGCTCGACCTGCGGTCAAGCGAGAATTCCTGGACCAAGGCGATCGGCGTCTATCACTCGCGCACGCCCAAGTATTCCGGGCCGTACCGCAGCAAGGTATTCCGCCACTGGCGCGCGGAGAAGAAAGCAGCGACCGCCGCCCGCATCGCCGAGCGGCGCGCCCCGAACACGGACGCGCCGTCCGACGGGTAA
- a CDS encoding N-formylglutamate amidohydrolase produces MEAEIEPCEIERPCEVLAPETQTLPLVLASPHSGRHYPPAFVESSRLDRLSLRRSEDGFVDEIFASAPELGAPLLRANFPRAYVDANREPFELDPRMFVDPLPAYANTRSPRVAAGLGTIARVVANGADIYQDKLSFAEALRRIRSYYWPYHTTLRQLLDDTKARFGGAILIDCHSMPSIGGPMDRDAGHRRVDFVLGDCHGQACNPEIPRLVHEILASQGYHVTHNTPYSGGFVTRHYGRPETHVHALQIEVNRALYMDERQLRRASGLKTLARDLRKVIETVGALDASQL; encoded by the coding sequence ATGGAAGCGGAAATAGAGCCCTGCGAGATCGAGCGCCCGTGCGAGGTGCTGGCGCCGGAGACGCAGACCCTGCCGCTGGTCCTCGCTTCCCCGCACAGCGGCCGGCACTATCCGCCGGCGTTCGTCGAGTCCTCGCGTCTGGACCGGCTCAGCCTGCGCCGCAGCGAGGATGGCTTCGTCGACGAGATCTTCGCCAGCGCCCCCGAACTGGGCGCGCCGCTATTGCGGGCGAACTTCCCGCGCGCCTACGTCGACGCCAACCGGGAACCGTTCGAACTGGACCCCCGAATGTTCGTCGACCCCCTGCCCGCCTATGCCAACACCCGCAGCCCGCGGGTGGCCGCGGGTCTGGGCACGATCGCGCGGGTGGTCGCAAACGGCGCGGACATCTATCAGGACAAGTTGTCGTTCGCCGAGGCGCTGCGGCGCATCCGGAGCTACTACTGGCCCTATCACACCACGCTGCGCCAGCTACTCGACGACACCAAGGCGCGTTTCGGCGGGGCGATCCTGATCGACTGTCATTCCATGCCGTCGATCGGCGGCCCGATGGACCGCGACGCCGGCCATCGCCGGGTCGATTTCGTCCTGGGGGATTGCCACGGCCAGGCGTGCAACCCGGAAATCCCCCGGTTGGTGCACGAAATCCTGGCGAGCCAAGGTTACCACGTCACCCACAACACGCCTTACTCCGGCGGCTTCGTCACCCGCCACTACGGCCGGCCGGAAACGCACGTCCACGCCCTGCAGATCGAGGTCAACCGCGCGCTTTACATGGACGAGCGCCAGCTCCGCCGCGCCAGCGGCCTGAAGACCCTGGCCCGCGATCTGCGCAAGGTGATCGAGACGGTGGGTGCGCTCGACGCCAGCCAGCTATAG
- a CDS encoding response regulator yields MARILLAEDDTGLRNVLTAALRKAGHKVDAVDCGRSGHARIHLQRYDLLLADVVMPGMDGIELARRAGRRWPGIRVMFITGFAAVALSPRNDPPADARVLSKPFHLNDLTRQVEEVLAVETTPGA; encoded by the coding sequence GTGGCGCGGATTCTCTTGGCGGAAGACGATACGGGATTGCGCAACGTGCTGACCGCGGCCCTGCGCAAGGCCGGGCACAAAGTCGATGCGGTCGATTGCGGGCGAAGCGGCCATGCCCGGATACATCTGCAGCGCTACGACCTGCTGCTGGCCGATGTCGTCATGCCCGGCATGGATGGGATTGAACTGGCCCGGCGTGCCGGACGGCGCTGGCCCGGGATTCGGGTGATGTTCATCACCGGCTTCGCCGCCGTCGCGCTCAGCCCACGCAACGACCCGCCGGCGGACGCACGGGTGCTGTCCAAGCCCTTCCATTTGAACGACCTGACCCGTCAGGTCGAAGAGGTCCTCGCTGTCGAGACGACGCCGGGCGCCTGA
- a CDS encoding alpha/beta fold hydrolase, protein MTQTLNTLVTGDGPPLVVLHGLFGQAKNWATIAKGLADGRRVIAADLRNHGASPWSDEMTYPAMADDVAGLIEQLPEGRAEVLGHSMGGKAAMVLALTRPELVDRLIVADIAPMAYSGGSLLPFVDAMLAVDPARHDSRKSVEQELKRAVQDPGIRQFLLSNLTRGDSGFRWTLNLSTLRAAMDTLAGWPDVDGRYDGATLFLAGARSDYVTEAARPAIDRHFPNAQITRVPAGHWVHAEAPQATLTALRAFLELE, encoded by the coding sequence ATGACACAGACGCTGAACACCCTCGTCACCGGCGATGGGCCGCCGCTGGTCGTGCTGCACGGCTTGTTCGGGCAGGCGAAGAACTGGGCGACGATCGCCAAGGGGCTGGCCGACGGCCGGCGGGTGATCGCTGCTGACTTGCGCAACCACGGTGCTTCGCCCTGGTCGGACGAGATGACCTATCCCGCCATGGCGGACGACGTCGCCGGGCTGATCGAACAGCTGCCGGAAGGCCGGGCGGAGGTGCTGGGCCACTCCATGGGCGGCAAGGCGGCGATGGTGTTGGCGCTCACCCGGCCCGAGCTGGTCGACCGGCTGATCGTCGCCGACATCGCGCCCATGGCCTATTCCGGCGGTTCGCTGTTGCCGTTCGTCGACGCCATGCTGGCGGTCGATCCCGCCCGCCACGACAGCCGCAAGAGCGTCGAACAGGAGTTGAAGCGCGCGGTCCAGGATCCGGGCATCCGGCAATTTCTGCTGTCCAACCTGACCCGTGGCGACTCCGGCTTTCGCTGGACCCTGAACCTCTCGACGCTCCGGGCCGCGATGGACACGCTGGCCGGTTGGCCGGACGTTGACGGCCGGTACGATGGCGCGACCCTGTTCCTGGCAGGCGCGCGCTCGGACTACGTCACCGAGGCGGCGCGGCCTGCGATCGACCGGCATTTTCCCAATGCGCAGATCACGCGCGTGCCGGCCGGTCACTGGGTCCACGCCGAGGCGCCGCAAGCCACGCTCACCGCCCTGCGCGCGTTTCTGGAGTTGGAGTGA
- a CDS encoding endonuclease III domain-containing protein, with protein MLTQPQIQSLFERLHARYHVPEGERRPHVKEEVEHFRALVACLLSAQSRDSNTAKAKTALFQLADTPESILALPDAEIAAAIKPCGLYNAKTRNLRRLAAAVRDRGGEIPRTRKGLMELPGIGRKCADIVLRFSFGQEAIAVDTHVHRVCNRLGLAHGKTEEQTAQQLDACAPGWAKRDGHIWLITFAKQICTARAPKCPICPLSDLCAAYQAGQMTRG; from the coding sequence ATGCTCACCCAGCCTCAGATCCAAAGCCTCTTCGAACGCCTGCACGCGCGCTATCACGTGCCGGAGGGCGAGCGCCGCCCGCACGTCAAGGAGGAGGTTGAGCACTTCCGCGCGCTGGTCGCCTGCCTGCTGTCCGCGCAGAGCCGCGACAGCAACACGGCCAAGGCAAAGACCGCCCTGTTCCAGCTGGCCGACACGCCCGAAAGCATCCTCGCCCTGCCCGACGCGGAGATCGCCGCCGCGATCAAGCCCTGCGGGCTGTACAATGCCAAGACCCGCAACCTGAGGCGTCTGGCGGCAGCGGTCCGCGATCGCGGTGGCGAGATTCCGCGCACCCGCAAGGGCTTGATGGAGCTGCCCGGAATCGGACGCAAATGCGCGGACATCGTGCTGCGGTTCTCGTTCGGGCAGGAGGCGATCGCCGTCGACACCCATGTCCACCGGGTCTGCAACCGCCTCGGCCTCGCCCACGGCAAGACCGAGGAACAGACCGCCCAGCAACTCGACGCGTGTGCCCCCGGCTGGGCCAAACGCGACGGTCACATCTGGCTGATCACCTTTGCCAAGCAGATCTGCACAGCCCGTGCGCCCAAGTGCCCGATCTGTCCCCTATCCGACCTGTGCGCCGCCTATCAGGCCGGCCAGATGACCCGCGGATAA
- a CDS encoding Gfo/Idh/MocA family protein — translation MPFPSPALSVPRHATPNRLWEGIISVSSERDRPLRVGVVGVGYFGRFHAAKYAALEGCALSAVIDIDIERARAVAEPYGCPAYDRLDAVIDQVDALSIATPTSTHYEVARTCLENGIHVLVEKPMTATLQQADALIALADARGMLLQVGHQERFFAAQVGLASMASAPTDIYCERMGPFTGRSLDCSVVTDLMIHDIDLAQSLVRTRITGVIGLGAPSVTDYPDEADVTLYYANGCTVRLVASRASEGRSRRARIVQADGTIDIDFLARTCSHSRLGAIEPQLPYVNGSISGRRALINDNLGQELAAFIDVLRHGGKPMVTGDDGRRALETALMIEQHMNIVLPEQRAAGASA, via the coding sequence ATGCCTTTTCCGAGTCCCGCCCTATCGGTACCCCGGCATGCCACACCCAACCGTCTATGGGAGGGGATCATCTCCGTTTCCAGCGAGCGCGACCGCCCCTTGCGTGTTGGCGTTGTCGGCGTCGGCTATTTCGGGCGCTTCCATGCCGCCAAATACGCCGCGCTCGAAGGATGCGCGTTAAGCGCGGTGATCGACATCGACATCGAGCGCGCCCGCGCCGTGGCCGAGCCCTATGGCTGCCCCGCCTACGACCGACTGGATGCGGTCATCGATCAGGTCGATGCGCTGAGCATCGCAACGCCCACCTCGACGCACTACGAGGTTGCCCGCACCTGCCTGGAGAACGGCATCCACGTGCTGGTGGAAAAGCCGATGACCGCGACCCTGCAGCAGGCCGACGCGCTAATCGCGCTGGCCGACGCACGCGGCATGCTCCTGCAGGTCGGCCACCAGGAACGCTTCTTCGCCGCACAGGTCGGACTGGCGAGCATGGCAAGCGCGCCCACCGACATCTACTGCGAGCGCATGGGCCCGTTTACCGGGCGCAGCCTGGATTGCTCGGTGGTCACCGACCTGATGATCCACGATATCGATCTGGCCCAGTCCCTGGTGCGTACGCGGATCACCGGCGTGATCGGGCTGGGCGCGCCATCGGTCACCGACTACCCGGATGAAGCCGACGTCACGCTGTACTACGCCAACGGCTGCACGGTGCGCTTGGTCGCCAGCCGCGCCAGCGAGGGGCGGAGCCGGCGCGCGCGGATCGTCCAGGCGGACGGCACAATCGACATCGACTTCCTGGCACGCACCTGCAGCCACTCCCGCCTGGGCGCGATTGAGCCGCAGTTGCCCTACGTCAACGGCTCGATCAGCGGCCGGCGCGCCTTGATCAACGACAACCTGGGCCAGGAGCTGGCGGCCTTCATCGACGTGCTGCGCCACGGCGGCAAACCGATGGTGACCGGCGATGACGGCCGCCGGGCGCTTGAGACCGCGCTGATGATCGAGCAACACATGAACATCGTCCTCCCCGAACAACGCGCCGCCGGGGCAAGCGCCTAG
- a CDS encoding cytochrome c oxidase assembly protein, whose translation MATPAQDRRRTLKTVLPLIGILCAMGVLMYYAVPLYNMFCQVTGIGGTTQRATAGQAVERVDREITVQFATQVQPDLPWEFWPEQRKVTIDLGERKTVYFRAKSNADRAIVGHAAYNVTPLKVGKYVNKIQCFCFTEEKLDAGESVRMPVELFVSPQLAKDVDTDEVRTVTLSYTFFESTNPDGAKDLKRLDTPAGDADADGGMNFPSAQDEASDSGGNPS comes from the coding sequence ATGGCGACTCCCGCCCAAGACCGTCGTCGCACCCTGAAGACTGTGTTGCCGTTGATCGGCATCCTGTGCGCAATGGGGGTGCTGATGTATTACGCGGTGCCGCTCTACAACATGTTCTGCCAGGTGACCGGTATTGGCGGCACCACCCAGCGGGCGACGGCCGGGCAGGCGGTCGAGCGGGTCGACCGCGAGATCACGGTGCAGTTCGCCACCCAGGTGCAGCCTGACCTGCCCTGGGAATTCTGGCCCGAGCAGCGCAAGGTTACGATCGACCTGGGCGAACGGAAAACGGTCTATTTCCGCGCCAAGTCCAACGCCGACCGCGCAATCGTGGGCCATGCCGCCTATAACGTCACGCCGCTCAAGGTCGGGAAGTACGTCAACAAGATTCAGTGCTTCTGCTTCACCGAGGAGAAGCTGGACGCGGGCGAGAGCGTGCGCATGCCCGTCGAGCTGTTCGTGTCCCCGCAACTTGCCAAGGATGTCGATACCGACGAGGTGCGGACGGTGACCTTGTCCTACACTTTCTTCGAATCGACGAATCCGGACGGTGCCAAGGACCTGAAGCGTCTCGATACGCCCGCCGGTGACGCGGATGCCGATGGCGGGATGAATTTCCCGAGCGCGCAGGACGAGGCGTCGGATTCCGGTGGGAACCCGTCCTGA
- the ykgO gene encoding type B 50S ribosomal protein L36 — translation MKIRNSLRTAKKRDKNCRVIRRRGRTYVINKKNPRLKARQG, via the coding sequence ATGAAGATTCGCAATTCCCTGCGCACCGCGAAGAAGCGGGACAAGAACTGCCGCGTCATCCGCCGCCGCGGGCGTACCTACGTGATCAACAAGAAGAACCCGCGTCTGAAGGCCCGCCAGGGCTAA